A portion of the Esox lucius isolate fEsoLuc1 chromosome 20, fEsoLuc1.pri, whole genome shotgun sequence genome contains these proteins:
- the LOC114828696 gene encoding zinc finger protein 239-like yields the protein MEEDQGCTVQREDKPSLLLSFHTEPKQESLDSDCDSKAQCSLVDSEMTSVKQEDCSQTLGLNEIKCEEDEEVKIGDFINQGGIPEVEKCSTLGEKQHKDCRDKKSYHCSHCEKCFLSILRLKRHFVIHTGEKPYSCSDCGKSFIKSSALARHQRVHTGEKPYYCTVCGTNFSHLSSLKVHQRIHTGEKPYSCSDCVKSFMRSCELTIHRRVHTGEKPYSCTYCGIHFSILSNLKLHQRIHTGEKPYSCSDCGKSFTKSDGLTQHQKVHTGEKPYFCSFCGNNFSRLSTLTNHLRIHTGEKPYSCSDCGKSFTKSDGLAQHQKVHTGEKSYSCSDCGKNLSRLSTLKNHQRMHTGEKP from the exons ATGGAGGAAGACCAGGGCTGCACCGTG cagagggaggacaaacccagcctgctgctctccttccacactgaacCCAAACAAGAGTCACTGGATTCTGATTGTGACAGTAAAGCTCAGTGTtcattggtggattcagagatgacatcagtcAAGCAGGAAGACTGCAGTCAAACACTGGGACTGAATGAGATTAAAtgtgaagaggatgaggaggtgaAGATTGGGGACTTCATTAATCAAG GTGGAATTCCAGAAGTGGAGAAATGTTCCACACTTGGAGAAAAACAGCATAAAGACTGCAGAGATAAGAAGTCTTACCACTGCTCCCATTGTGAAAAATGTTTCCTATCTATATTACGGTTGAAACGTCATTTTgtcatacatactggagagaaaccttattcctgttctgactgtgggaaaagtttCATTAAATCATCTGCTCTTGCTCGACATCAGAGAGtgcatacaggagagaagccttactatTGTACTGTCTGTGGAACAAATTTCTCTCATTTAAGTAgtcttaaagttcaccagcgtaTACATACCGGAGAAAAGCCTTACTCGTGTTCTGACTGTGTTAAGAGTTTCATGAGATCATGTGAACTTACTATTCACcggagagtgcacacaggtgagaagccatactcctgtACCTACTGTGGAATACATTTCTCTATATTGAGTAACCTTAAACTTCACCAGCgaatacatactggagagaagccttactcctgttctgactgtgggaagagtttcactAAATCAGATGGACTTACTCAGCATCAGAAAGtgcatacaggagagaagccatacttCTGTTCATTCTGTGGAAATAATTTTTCTCGTTTAAGTACCCTTACAAATCACCTGCgaatacacactggagagaagccttactcctgctctgactgtgggaagagtttcactAAATCAGATGGATTAGCTCAGCATCAGAAagtgcacacaggagagaagtcTTACTCCTGTTCCGACTGTGGAAAGAATTTATCTCGCTTAAGTACCCTTAAAAATCACCAGCGAAtgcatactggagagaagccttaa
- the LOC105031295 gene encoding zinc finger protein 664-like — protein sequence MEDDQACTVREDKPSLLLSFHTEIKQESPDSDGDSGAQCSLVDSEMTSVKLEDCSQTLGLNDIKCEEKEEEIGDLCNQDGIPEVEAFSTFGEKQHKDYKENKSYHCSHCEKCFLSVSQLKCHFVIHTGEKPYSCSDCGKSFSQSGSLRSHQRIHTGEKPYSSSDCGKSFSQSGNLKHHQRIHTGEKPYYCTDCGKSFSQSSNLKHHQRKHTGEKPYTCFDCGKSFISSSDLTCHQRMHTGEKPYNCTDCGKSFSQSSSLKHHQRIHTGEKPYSCSDCGKSFITLSAVNIHKRVHTGEKPYFCYDCGKSFSHLGHFKAHRRIHTGQIPYSSDCGKSLMSSCERAIHLRQTDEKRYSCTDCGKNFPLLSTLKVHQRLHSREKPHSCSDCGKCFISSSAFTVHQRVHTGEKPYSCSDCGKSFSQSGNLKLHQRIHT from the exons ATGGAGGACGACCAGGCCTGCACCGTC AgggaggacaaacccagcctgctgctctccttccacactgagatCAAACAAGAGTCACCGGATTCTGATGGTGACAGTGGAGCTCAGTGTtcattggtggattcagagatgacatcagtgaaGCTGGAAGACTGCAGTCAAACACTGGGACTGAATGATATTAAATgtgaagagaaggaggaggagattgGAGATTTATGTAATCAAG ATGGGATTCCAGAAGTGGAGGCATTTTCTACATTtggagaaaaacaacacaaagactACAAAGAAAATAAGTCTTACCACTGCTCCCATTGTGAAAAATGTTTCCTATCTGTATCACagttaaaatgtcattttgtcatacatactggagagaagccttactcctgttctgactgtgggaagagtttctctcaatcaGGTAGTCTTAGATCTCACCaacgcatacatactggagagaagccttattcCTCTTCTGATTGTGGGAAAAGTTTCTCTCAATCAGGTAATCTAAAAcatcaccagcgcatacatactggagagaagccttactacTGTACCGACTgcgggaagagtttctctcaatctAGTAATCTAAAACATCACCAGCGCaaacatactggagagaagccttacacatgttttgactgtgggaagagtttcattTCATCATCTGATCTTACTTGTCATCAGAGAatgcacacaggagagaagccttacaactgtactgactgtggaaagagttttTCTCAATCTAGTAGTCTAAAAcatcaccagcgcatacatactggggAGAAGccttattcctgttctgactgtggaaagagtttcATTACATTATCTGCAGTTAATATTCATAAGAGAGTGCACactggtgagaagccttacttcTGTtatgactgtgggaagagtttctctcatttAGGTCACTTTAAAGCTCACcggcgcatacatactggacaGATTCCTTActcttctgactgtgggaaaagtcTCATGAGTTCATGTGAACGTGCCATTCACCTGAGACAAACAGATGAGAAGCGTTACTCCTGTACCGACTGTGGAAAGAATTTCCCTCTGTTAAGTacccttaaagttcaccagcgcctACATTCTCGAGAAAAGCctcactcctgttctgactgtgggaagtgtttcatttcATCATCTGCGTTTACTgttcatcagagagtgcacacaggagagaagccttattcctgttctgactgtgggaagagtttctctcaatcaGGTAATCTTAaacttcaccagcgcatacatacatGA